From a region of the Nomascus leucogenys isolate Asia unplaced genomic scaffold, Asia_NLE_v1 Super-Scaffold_285, whole genome shotgun sequence genome:
- the ZPBP2 gene encoding zona pellucida-binding protein 2 isoform X2 translates to MMRTWVLLFAVLWCLTGDKIYVKLHQNSPVLTCMDFKLSKKEIVDPTYLWIGPNEKTLTGNNRINITKTGQLMVKDFLEPLSGLYTCTLSYKTVKAETQEEKTVKKRYDFMVFAYREPDYSYRMAVRFTTKSCIGRYNDVFFRVLKKILDNLMSDLSCHVIEPSYKCHSVEIPEHGLIRELFIAFQVNPSAPGWKGACNGPADCEDTTNHNILQARDRIEEFFRSQAYIFYHNLNKTLPAVHFVDHSLQVVRLDSCQPGFGKNESLHSNCASCCVVCSPATFSPDVNVTCQTCVSVLTYGAKSCPQTSNENQQYED, encoded by the exons ATGATGCGAACGTGGGTCCTACTCTTCGCGGTGCTCTGGTGCCTCACAGGAG acaaaatatatgtaaagttaCATCAAAATAGTCCAGTCCTTACCTGTATGGATTTTAAgctttctaaaaaagaaatagtggACCCCACCTACTTATGGATTGGGCCTAATGAAAAGACGTTAACAG gaaataatagaataaatataaCTAAAACTGGACAGCTGATGGTGAAAGATTTTTTGGAGCCTTTGTCTGGACTTTACACATGTACTCTTTCTTATAAGACTGTTAAAGCAGAAACCCAAGAAGAAAAAACAGTCAAAAAGAGATATGATTTTATGGTCTTTG cctaTCGGGAACCTGATTATTCATATCGGATGGCTGTACGTTTTACCACAAAGTCTTGTATAGGGAGATACAATGATGTATTCTTTAGAGTGCTAAAGAAAATCTTGGATAATCTAATGTCTGATTTGTCATGCCATGTCATAGAGCCATCATATAAATGCCATTCTGTTGAAATTCCAGAACATGGCCTCATCCGTGAGCTATTTATAGCATTTCaag ttaaTCCTTCTGCGCCAGGGTGGAAAGGTGCTTGCAATGGACCTGCTGACTGTGAAGATACCACTAatcataatatcctccag GCAAGAGATCGAATAGAAGAATTTTTTCGGAGCCAAGCATATATTTTCTATCATAACCTTAATAAAACTCTACCAGCAGTACATTTTGTGGACCACAGTTTGCAAGTAGTACGTCTGGATAGCTGTCAACCAGGCTTTGGAAAAAATGAAAGTCTACACAGTAATTGCGCTAGCTGTTGTg tggtttgtagtcctgCAACTTTTAGTCCTGATGTTAATGTAACTTGTCAGACCTGCGTTTCCGTCCTTACCTACGGAGCTAAATCTTGCCCACAAACTTCAAACGAAAATCAACAATATGAAGATTAG
- the ZPBP2 gene encoding zona pellucida-binding protein 2 isoform X1: MMRTWVLLFAVLWCLTGVRCPRSTLFNAKGFIYGKTGQPDKIYVKLHQNSPVLTCMDFKLSKKEIVDPTYLWIGPNEKTLTGNNRINITKTGQLMVKDFLEPLSGLYTCTLSYKTVKAETQEEKTVKKRYDFMVFAYREPDYSYRMAVRFTTKSCIGRYNDVFFRVLKKILDNLMSDLSCHVIEPSYKCHSVEIPEHGLIRELFIAFQVNPSAPGWKGACNGPADCEDTTNHNILQARDRIEEFFRSQAYIFYHNLNKTLPAVHFVDHSLQVVRLDSCQPGFGKNESLHSNCASCCVVCSPATFSPDVNVTCQTCVSVLTYGAKSCPQTSNENQQYED; encoded by the exons ATGATGCGAACGTGGGTCCTACTCTTCGCGGTGCTCTGGTGCCTCACAGGAG TCCGATGCCCGCGTTCTACCTTATTCAATGCGAAGGGCTTCATTTATGGCAAGACAGGACAGCCAG acaaaatatatgtaaagttaCATCAAAATAGTCCAGTCCTTACCTGTATGGATTTTAAgctttctaaaaaagaaatagtggACCCCACCTACTTATGGATTGGGCCTAATGAAAAGACGTTAACAG gaaataatagaataaatataaCTAAAACTGGACAGCTGATGGTGAAAGATTTTTTGGAGCCTTTGTCTGGACTTTACACATGTACTCTTTCTTATAAGACTGTTAAAGCAGAAACCCAAGAAGAAAAAACAGTCAAAAAGAGATATGATTTTATGGTCTTTG cctaTCGGGAACCTGATTATTCATATCGGATGGCTGTACGTTTTACCACAAAGTCTTGTATAGGGAGATACAATGATGTATTCTTTAGAGTGCTAAAGAAAATCTTGGATAATCTAATGTCTGATTTGTCATGCCATGTCATAGAGCCATCATATAAATGCCATTCTGTTGAAATTCCAGAACATGGCCTCATCCGTGAGCTATTTATAGCATTTCaag ttaaTCCTTCTGCGCCAGGGTGGAAAGGTGCTTGCAATGGACCTGCTGACTGTGAAGATACCACTAatcataatatcctccag GCAAGAGATCGAATAGAAGAATTTTTTCGGAGCCAAGCATATATTTTCTATCATAACCTTAATAAAACTCTACCAGCAGTACATTTTGTGGACCACAGTTTGCAAGTAGTACGTCTGGATAGCTGTCAACCAGGCTTTGGAAAAAATGAAAGTCTACACAGTAATTGCGCTAGCTGTTGTg tggtttgtagtcctgCAACTTTTAGTCCTGATGTTAATGTAACTTGTCAGACCTGCGTTTCCGTCCTTACCTACGGAGCTAAATCTTGCCCACAAACTTCAAACGAAAATCAACAATATGAAGATTAG